The region CGCATCCGGCAGGAAACGCTTCAGGTAGGTCTTCTGGCTCTCCCCGTCCGGCCCGCCTTCCCGCCTCGCGGCAGTGGCATCTGGACCGGACCTTCATGGGGATTACAGCGGCGGGACCGCTCCGGCTTCACACCGGATTCCCTGTTATGGCCCGGGGGCCACCTGAAGGACATCGTGACGAGACAGAAGCTAGCGCAAGCCGGAAAAGACCGCAAGGGTGATTCGCCGAAATCCGGAGACCGGGGTTACCCGCCGAGTTCCGGCAGACCGGAAATGATGTCCAGGCATACGTCGGCATTGTTCAGTGAATACAGATGGATGCCGGGCGCACCGAGGTCCAGTAGCTCGCGCACCTGACGCCGGGCTATCTCGATCCCCTTGCGCCGGACCGCTTCGTCGCCGCCTTCCTGGTCGGCCTGTTGCAGTTCCAGATAGAGCTTGAGCGGAATGTTGGCCCCACACAGGGACAGGATGCGGTTCAGGGAGGCCATGCTCAGGACCGGGAGGATTCCAGGAAGCACGGGATCGGTCACGCCCCGGCTCTCCAATCGGCGGACGAGATCCCGGTAGCGGCGCACGTCGAAGAACAGCTGGGTCACGGCAAAGTCCGCCCCCGCGTTGAACTTGTGGCAGGTCCAGCGCAGGTCATCGTCAATGGAAGGGGATTCCGGATGGGCGTCGGGGTAGCAGGCCGTGGCCACGCCCATTTCGGGCCAGCCTGCCTTGACGAACTCCACCAAATCCGAGGCGTGGCGGAAATCCTTCCATATCTCGCTCTCGTCACCCGGCATGTCGCCGCGCAGGGCCAGGACGTCGTGTATGTCCGCTTCCAGGAGTCGGTCGATGTATTCGGCGATGGATTGTCTTTCCGCGCCCACGCAGGTCAGGTGGGACATGACCGTCAGGCCGAACTGCCTGCGCATCTCGGCGGCAATGTCCAGGGTGTTGTCCCGGAACGATCCCCCAGCTCCATAGGTCACGGAGGCGAAGGCCGGATTGAGTTCGGCCAGTCGTTCCACCTGGCCGAAGAACCGGGGCCACTGTTCCCGTTCCTTGGGCGGGAAGAATTCGAGAGAGAGGAAGGGGGACTGGGCCTTGATGCGGTCGATGATCTTCATGGGGTATCCTTGTAAGGGGTGGGCGGGAAGGTTGCTTCCCGCCCGAGGTGGTATCGGAGGTTATTGCTGTTCCTGGCGCAGTCTGCGGGCAGCCTGAACCATATTTTTAAGCGAGGACAGTGTTTCGGGCCAGGCCCGTGTCTTCAGGCCGCAATCCGGGTTGACCCAGAGTCTGCGGGCCGGAACGACGGCCAGGGCCTTTTTAAGCAGGGAGTGGATTTCTTCTTCGGACGGCACGCGGGGACTGTGGATGTCGTACACGCCCGGTCCGATGTCCGCCGGGTATTCGTCGGCGTCGACGGCGTCGAGCAATTCCATCTTGCTGCGGCTGGCCTCGATGCTGATGACGTCCGCGTCCATTCGGGCGATGGCCGACAGGATGGCGTTGAATTCGCTGTAGCACATGTGCGAGTGGATCTGGGTCTCGTCCTTGACCCCACCGGCCGTCAGCCGGAAGCAGTCGACAGCCCAGCGCAGATAGTCGGCCTGTTCGGCCCGGCGCAGGGGCATGCCCTCGCGCAGGGCGGCTTCGTCTATCTGGATGGCTTTTATGCCTGCGGCCTCCAGGTCCAGCACCTCGTCGCGCATGGCCAGGGCGAGCTGGCGGCAGACCTCTTCGCGGGGGATGTCGTTGCGCACGAAGCTCCAGCACAGGATGGTCACCGGACCGGTGAGCATGCCTTTCATGGGCTTGTCGGTCAGGGATTGCGCGTACACGGCCCAGTCCACGGTCATTGGGGCGGGGCGGGATACGTCGCCATAGATGACCGGCGGCTTGACGCAGCGGCTGCCGTAGCTTTGGACCCAGCCGTTTTGCGTGAAGCAGAAACCCTTGAGCTGCTGGCCGAAGTATTCGACCATGTCGTTTCGCTCCGGTTCGCCGTGAACCAGCACGTCCAGTCCCAATTCCTCCTGCCGGGCGACCACTTCGGCGATTTCCGCCCGCATGGCGGCGATGTATTCCGCTTCGGACAGTTCTCCCTTGCGGAAGCGCAGGCGCGTGCGCCGGATTTCCGTGGTCTGGGGGTAGGAGCCGATGGTCGTGGTCGGGAACAGGGGGAGGTCCAGCCGGGCGTGCTGTATCGATGAACGTATGGCCAGGGGCGAAGCGCGATTATACATCTCTGGCGTGATCGCACGGACCCGTTCACGAACAACGTCGTCGGTCACGGCACGGTTTTCGGATCGGGCCAGCAGGGCGTCCCTGTTCTCCTTGAACAGTTCGGGCGTGCCTTTGCCTTCGGCGGCCTGTTTCAAGGCCGCGATCTCCGCGCATTTCTGCACGGCAAAGGCCATCCACCGCTTTATTTCCGGATCGAGTCCGGCTTCGTTTTCGGCGTCCACGGGGCAGTGGAGCAGGGAGCAGCTCGATCCGACCATGAGACGTTCCGGCTTGACCTGCTGGCGGGCCGCAGTGATCCTGCGCAGGGACGCGTCCAGATCCGTCTTCCAGATGTTCCTGCCGTCGATCAGCCCCAGGGAGAGGGTCACGTTGGAAGGCATTTTTTTCAGCAACTCCGGCAGTTGATCCGGTCCGCGGACCAGGTCCACGTGGAGTCCGTCCAAAGGTAGGGCCAGGATTGTGTCCAGGTTGTCGCCCGGCGCGCCGAAATAGGTGGCCAGCAGCAAACGGGAGCTGATAGCTGCTTCCCGGATTCGTGCATACGCCTTGGCGAAAGCCCGCCTGGCCTCGTCGCTCAGGTCCGTGCACAGGATCGGTTCATCCAGCTGAATCCAGGCGCAGAGGCCGTCCAGCTCTCGGATGATGGCGCAGTAGGCGTCCACCAATCCGTCCAGATGCTTCCAACGGTCGCAGCCTTCTACTTCCTTGGCCAGCAGCAGGAAGGTCATGGGGCCGATCAGGACAGGCTTGGGAGAAAGTCCCAGAGACCGCGCCGATTCAACCGCATCAACGAGAGTGTTCCCGGTTTTGGTGAAAGTGGTGTCCGGTGCCAACTCGGGCACTATATAATGATAGTTGGTGTCGAACCACTTGGTCATCTCCATGGCCGGGATGCCGTTGTCGGCGTCGCCTCGAGCCATATGAAAGTATGTCTTCAGGTCCAGTTCCCCGCCGTCCCAACCGTAGCGCGGCGGGACAGCGCCGAGCATGGCGACGGTGTCGAGGACGTGGTCATACAGAGAAAAATCGCCGACCGGAATGAGAGTCAGGCCTGCTTCGGACTGAATGGTCCAATGCCGTTTCTTCAACTCGTCGGCCGTGGCAAGCAGCTCGGCCTCGGTTGTCTCTCCACGCCAGTACTTTTCCAGGGCCCATTTCAGTTCCCGTTCGATCCCCATGCGGGGAAAACCCAAAATATGCGCATGCATGTCTGCTCCATGGTTACGGGTGAAAACTGTTGGTGCCCGTCCCGCAACGCCGTTCGTCGCAGGGAGCTCTACGTGGTCGCTCAATGGTGTGTTCCCCGGCAGGACGTCATCCGGTTTTCAACATCATCGCTTTGGCTGCCTTTCAAGTCCGGTGTACTCGCTGTATCCCTCTACAGAAGTCTTTTTCAGCGGTAATTGCCGGTATTTCATGTCGCTGTATTCGTATATCAAGATTCATTGATATATGGATAGGTGTCCAATTGCAACCCTTCTTTGAGCAGGGGAGACTGTGGGGATAGCTTCAGCGAGTCCGGCTGCCTGTGGCAGAAACGAAAACGGGAACAGGAGAACGCCTTTCCATGGAATGGTTGACAAATGGTTGGTTGCCTCCTAAGTTTCGTGAAAATGATTTTCACTATCAAAATATGCGTTCGACAGGGAACAGTACCCACTACAAATCATGAGCCTAAACGACAAAGCTGGAGTTGAACATGATTTCCGCCATTTCCTCACACTGTAGCGAGCCCGGTAAGGGCCGGTGCGCGTTCGACAACTTCAACACAATGAGGAAACACTATGAGCAAGGTACTGATCGTTTACGGTTCCACCACCGGCAATACTGAGAGCGTGGCCGACGCCATTGGGAAATTCCTGGTAAGCAATGGCAGTGAAGTCGTGGCCAGAAACGCGGCTGACGTGGCCGTAGAGGATATGGCGGACGGTTTTGACGCCGTGCTTCTGGGGTGCTCCACATGGGGCGATGACTCCATCGAGCTTCAGGACGACTTCATTCCGGTTTTTGATGATCTGGACAAGGCCGGACTGAACGGAAAGAAGGTCGGGGTATTCGGATGCGGGGACTCTTCCTACGAGTACTTTTGCGGTGCGGTTGATGCCATCGAGGAAAAAGCCGAAGAGTTGGGAGCTGTCTTGCTCGGCGATACCCTGAAGATAGATGGGGACCCGGATATGGGGGATGTTACGGCCTGGGCCGGAACGATCCAGCCCAAATTGTAGCTGCCCCAGCCGTCTCTCCGGACGGTACGGGACGAATTAAAACCGCGAAGGCCCGGAAGAGTGATCTTCCGGGCCTTGGTTTTGTTTACTTGTCGGGAGCAGGGTTAGATCAGCTCGCGAACCACCTTGAGGGCGGCATCATAGTCGGGCTCTTCGGTGATCTCTTTCAGGTACTGGACGTAGGCTACCTTGCCATCCTTGCCCACAACGAAGACGGCGCGGGTCAGAAGGCGGAGCTCCTTGATGAGCGTTCCCCAGTTCTCGCCGAAAGACGCCTGAGCGTGGTCGGACAAGGTTTGCACGGCCTCGATGCCGGCCGCACCGCACCAGCGAGCCTGGGCAAAGGGCAGGTCCATGCTGACGGTCAGGATTTTCACGTCATCGCCCAGCGCGGTGGCCTCGGTATTGAAGCGACGTGTTTCCATGTCGCATACGGGGGTGTCCAGAGAGGGGACCGAGGCGATGACCAGAACCTTGCCGGAAAAGTCGGCCAGGGTGGCGGGGGCCAGGTCGTTGGTGGTCAAGGTGAAGTCGGGAGCGGCGTCGCCGACTTTGATTTCAGGGCCAACAAGCGTTAGCGGATTTCCTTGAAACGTGATGATTCCGGTTCTTTCACCCATGATATTCTCCTTTCACGAATGTGGGTTGGTCGTTCTTATCCAAATAAGTATCCACAATGGCATGTAAAGACGCAACCAATAATTATTCTCGTTCTTTTTGGCTGTGTTGGACATACTGGCCGTTTCGTCAGTAGGGAGCCTTCCACAGTTTTCATCGGAAAATATCAGGTTGCGGGCGAGCAAAATAGCAAAAATCTATACTATAGTGTTCAAATAGGTACAAAATGTAAGAGGATTCGACAAAGTGTCGGGCAAAATGACAATTTTTTTACAGTTGATGCGCTAAAACCCATGTTTTACATGTCTGGCATGTTTTGTGCTTATTTCGGGAGAACAAAACGGGGAATTCAACGTGGGAGACACCATGAAACGCTTTATCATATTCACTCTGTTCGCCATATGCCTGCTCCAGGCACCCTATGCGCAGGCGACAACCGTCGTGTCCTTCGAGGATAACGCCGTCTACTGGGATGGCTTTGAAAACACCTACAGAGGCGGCCGGCAAAACAGCCAGGATGTAATCGGAACTCCGGATTTAACCGGTGGCAATTTCATCTATGACGGTCATACCCTGACCGGAATCGAGTTGTACTACACCAGCACCAGCAGGGCTATTTCGCCCGGTGACTGGTTTTTCGACTTCGACCAGGATCAGAATTGGGACTATGTCCTGCACCAATCCGTACAGCATACCCGGCGTGGCTCTTACCTGGTTTACAACCTCTATAACGTAGATGGTTGGGGCTTGGGCTATGGCGATGAGGCTTCCTGGTATTGGAAGTGGGAATACCAGGAGTCCTACGGGCGTGGAGGCGAAATTCGTTATGACCACCCAGTCAAGGCATTGATACCCTGGTGGGCCGAAGGCGAGGCTGTTGACTTCTCGGGTTGGGACTATGGTGAAGTCTCCGAAGATTCGCCCGGAAAATCCGTTTGGTCAGGCATCGACCTTGATCTGCTGGCATTTGACGGAGCTTCCTTTACCTACGGTTTCGCCATGACCTGCGCCAACGACGTCCTTTTCGGACAGTCCATGGTTCCTGCCCCCGAACCTTCTACCTTCCTGCTGCTCGGGTTCGGAGGTCTTGGGCTGCTGCTCTACCGCCGCAAGAAGAGCCGTTCTCTCTAATTCTCATTAAAATGGTACTACGAGGCCGGGCAGTCATCTGACTGCCCGGCCTTTTTTGTGGTTTGGGGCGGACGAGTGCCTTTTAAACCACAACCTCTGATGTGGGTGTTTTTCGGAAAGTCTTGAAAAATCGGAGAAGGCGGGTATGCTGAAAGCAAGTCGTCATGCGGCTTTTTGGCTCAGACGACGATCGCTGTCCGGAAAAAATGGAATCGGGAGATTCTCCTATGGACAGAAAAAACGCGGCTATGTATAGAATCGCTAACTTTTGCCCGTTGTCCGCCGGACGGACGAGTATGGTCCTTTTTTGAGCTAACGCGGAGTGGAGCCTTTGTGGGAAAGATACTGCTGATAGATGACGACCCGTTTCAGTGCGCAGCCGTCGAGTCCATCATCAAGAAGATGGGCTATGACTGCCATTGCGTCTATTCCGGGTTGGAAGGGCTGACGCTTCTCAAGAGCAGCCATTTCGACATCATATTCCTGGATCTCAACCTGCATGAAGGCAGCGGGCTGACCCACATCCCGCGTTTGACGGAGCTTGACCCCGATGTGGATATCGTCATGCTCACCGGCGAATCGGACACGGACTATATCTCCCAGGCCTTTGCAGCGGGGGTCAAGGACTACCTGGTCAAGCCTATCAAGGAAGACCGCTTCCGGCAGGTCATCCAGAACCTGCTCCAGCAGAAGACTGTCCAGAAAGAGCAGACTGATACCCTGATTCGGGATGAGATCATCGGCGACAGCACCGCACTCAACCAGTGTCTGGAACGGCTGGCCATTTCCGCGAAGGGTAACGGCAACGTGCTCATCACCGGGGAGACCGGGACCGGAAAGGAACTCTTTGCCCGGGCCCTGCACAACAACAGCGACCGCAAAGACAAGCGGTACATCGTTGTGGACTGCACCAACCTCCCGTCAACGCTGGCCGAAAGTCTGCTCTTCGGTCACGCCAAGGGCTCTTTTACCGGCGCGGACCAGGACCGCAAGGGGCTGTTCCATCTGGCTCACGGCGGGACCCTGTTTCTGGATGAAATCGGCGATCTCGATCTGGGGATTCAGAAGTCCCTGTTGCGTGTCCTGCAGGAGAAGACCTTCCGCCCGCTCAGTTCCAGCAAGGAAGTGTACAGTGATTTCAGGCTGGTGGCAGCCACCAACCGGAACCTGGAAGAAATGGTGGCCCAGGGGCAATTCCGCAGTGACCTCTATTATCGGTTGCAGAGTTTCATCATAGAACTGCCGCCCCTGCGCGAACGCAACGGTGACATCGAGTTGCTGACCCGGCACTACCTGCCCACGCTTTGCAAAGAGAACGGCATGGAGGAAAAGGAGGTCGATCCGCAGTTCATCGAAACCTTGCGGCTGTATGACTGGCCTGGCAACGTGCGCGAGTTGGTCAACGTCCTCCATGTTTCGCTGCAGAAGGCGCGTTTCTCCAAGTTTCTGAATATCTACCATCTTCCCCAGCAGTTGCGTATGCGGCGCGTGTTTCAGGACATGGATGGCAACGAAGCGCCGCCACAGGAAGTCGGCTCGTCGCCCAATTTCTTCTCCTTGCCCATGACCGCCGACGAGTTCCCGATCATGAAAGCGGCACGCCAGGAAGCGGTGGAGGCCATGGAACAGGCCTACCTCC is a window of uncultured Pseudodesulfovibrio sp. DNA encoding:
- the tpx gene encoding thiol peroxidase; this encodes MGERTGIITFQGNPLTLVGPEIKVGDAAPDFTLTTNDLAPATLADFSGKVLVIASVPSLDTPVCDMETRRFNTEATALGDDVKILTVSMDLPFAQARWCGAAGIEAVQTLSDHAQASFGENWGTLIKELRLLTRAVFVVGKDGKVAYVQYLKEITEEPDYDAALKVVRELI
- a CDS encoding PEP-CTERM sorting domain-containing protein — encoded protein: MKRFIIFTLFAICLLQAPYAQATTVVSFEDNAVYWDGFENTYRGGRQNSQDVIGTPDLTGGNFIYDGHTLTGIELYYTSTSRAISPGDWFFDFDQDQNWDYVLHQSVQHTRRGSYLVYNLYNVDGWGLGYGDEASWYWKWEYQESYGRGGEIRYDHPVKALIPWWAEGEAVDFSGWDYGEVSEDSPGKSVWSGIDLDLLAFDGASFTYGFAMTCANDVLFGQSMVPAPEPSTFLLLGFGGLGLLLYRRKKSRSL
- a CDS encoding flavodoxin; this translates as MSKVLIVYGSTTGNTESVADAIGKFLVSNGSEVVARNAADVAVEDMADGFDAVLLGCSTWGDDSIELQDDFIPVFDDLDKAGLNGKKVGVFGCGDSSYEYFCGAVDAIEEKAEELGAVLLGDTLKIDGDPDMGDVTAWAGTIQPKL
- a CDS encoding sigma-54 dependent transcriptional regulator, coding for MGKILLIDDDPFQCAAVESIIKKMGYDCHCVYSGLEGLTLLKSSHFDIIFLDLNLHEGSGLTHIPRLTELDPDVDIVMLTGESDTDYISQAFAAGVKDYLVKPIKEDRFRQVIQNLLQQKTVQKEQTDTLIRDEIIGDSTALNQCLERLAISAKGNGNVLITGETGTGKELFARALHNNSDRKDKRYIVVDCTNLPSTLAESLLFGHAKGSFTGADQDRKGLFHLAHGGTLFLDEIGDLDLGIQKSLLRVLQEKTFRPLSSSKEVYSDFRLVAATNRNLEEMVAQGQFRSDLYYRLQSFIIELPPLRERNGDIELLTRHYLPTLCKENGMEEKEVDPQFIETLRLYDWPGNVRELVNVLHVSLQKARFSKFLNIYHLPQQLRMRRVFQDMDGNEAPPQEVGSSPNFFSLPMTADEFPIMKAARQEAVEAMEQAYLQRLVQLSDASISTACKLSGLSRARLYELLSKHNLSLKAS
- a CDS encoding methylenetetrahydrofolate reductase, with amino-acid sequence MKIIDRIKAQSPFLSLEFFPPKEREQWPRFFGQVERLAELNPAFASVTYGAGGSFRDNTLDIAAEMRRQFGLTVMSHLTCVGAERQSIAEYIDRLLEADIHDVLALRGDMPGDESEIWKDFRHASDLVEFVKAGWPEMGVATACYPDAHPESPSIDDDLRWTCHKFNAGADFAVTQLFFDVRRYRDLVRRLESRGVTDPVLPGILPVLSMASLNRILSLCGANIPLKLYLELQQADQEGGDEAVRRKGIEIARRQVRELLDLGAPGIHLYSLNNADVCLDIISGLPELGG
- the metE gene encoding 5-methyltetrahydropteroyltriglutamate--homocysteine S-methyltransferase, whose protein sequence is MHAHILGFPRMGIERELKWALEKYWRGETTEAELLATADELKKRHWTIQSEAGLTLIPVGDFSLYDHVLDTVAMLGAVPPRYGWDGGELDLKTYFHMARGDADNGIPAMEMTKWFDTNYHYIVPELAPDTTFTKTGNTLVDAVESARSLGLSPKPVLIGPMTFLLLAKEVEGCDRWKHLDGLVDAYCAIIRELDGLCAWIQLDEPILCTDLSDEARRAFAKAYARIREAAISSRLLLATYFGAPGDNLDTILALPLDGLHVDLVRGPDQLPELLKKMPSNVTLSLGLIDGRNIWKTDLDASLRRITAARQQVKPERLMVGSSCSLLHCPVDAENEAGLDPEIKRWMAFAVQKCAEIAALKQAAEGKGTPELFKENRDALLARSENRAVTDDVVRERVRAITPEMYNRASPLAIRSSIQHARLDLPLFPTTTIGSYPQTTEIRRTRLRFRKGELSEAEYIAAMRAEIAEVVARQEELGLDVLVHGEPERNDMVEYFGQQLKGFCFTQNGWVQSYGSRCVKPPVIYGDVSRPAPMTVDWAVYAQSLTDKPMKGMLTGPVTILCWSFVRNDIPREEVCRQLALAMRDEVLDLEAAGIKAIQIDEAALREGMPLRRAEQADYLRWAVDCFRLTAGGVKDETQIHSHMCYSEFNAILSAIARMDADVISIEASRSKMELLDAVDADEYPADIGPGVYDIHSPRVPSEEEIHSLLKKALAVVPARRLWVNPDCGLKTRAWPETLSSLKNMVQAARRLRQEQQ